Proteins from a genomic interval of Rattus norvegicus strain BN/NHsdMcwi chromosome 2, GRCr8, whole genome shotgun sequence:
- the S100z gene encoding protein S100-Z translates to MPTQLEMAMETMIRIFHRYSCKEGDRFKLNKGELKMLLQRELTEFLTCQKDPQLVDKIMQDLDANKDNEVDFNEFVVMVAALTVACNDYFVEQLKKKGK, encoded by the exons ATGCCCACCCAGCTGGAGATGGCTATGGAGACGATGATCCGCATCTTCCACCGTTACTCTTGCAAGGAGGGGGACAGGTTCAAGCTCAACAAGGGGGAGCTGAAGATGCTCTTACAGCGAGAGCTCACAGAATTCCTCACA tgtcAAAAGGACCCCCAGTTGGTGGATAAGATAATGCAGGACCTGGACGCTAACAAGGACAACGAAGTGGATTTTAATGAGTTTGTGGTCATGGTGGCAGCTCTGACGGTCGCTTGTAACGATTACTTTGTGGAGCAACTGAAGAAGaaaggcaaataa